One genomic segment of Alkalimarinus alittae includes these proteins:
- a CDS encoding phenylacetate--CoA ligase family protein, protein MIETLSRTVFHPLWDIKDNSNKLNHVKALEKSQWLPAETLKAIQWKKLKDTIEYAHQHSPYYRKLFNTIGLTPDDIKTPEDYLRIPVTTKLDIRNNTDQFISEEYTKESLVLAKTGGSTGVSLNLYFDEACQEQRNAAAIRSDRWAGWNLGHKRAALWGNPPTPTTFKQKVRHHLLDRTIYLDTMALNNDSMGAFVAQWHEEKPKSLFGHAHSIYMFAKYVSANNIKDLRPQAIVATSMMLLDHERVLIESVFECKVTNRYGCEEVGLIGCECEQHNGMHLNTDHLYIEFLDDDNQPVPPGKPGKIILTDFNNKGMPLLRYQVEDIGIPSDRKCNCGRGLPLMEGLQGRVADFLKGPNGSLVAGISLVERTLTDIKGLEQIQLVQPELNRIEINRVKGVDYDENTDPLLLKELNSVFGPHIECIINDVTEIAQENNGKYRFSICKV, encoded by the coding sequence ATGATAGAAACGTTATCAAGAACAGTATTTCACCCACTGTGGGATATAAAAGACAACAGCAACAAGCTTAACCACGTTAAAGCGCTAGAAAAATCACAGTGGCTGCCCGCCGAAACGCTAAAGGCTATTCAGTGGAAGAAGCTAAAAGACACCATTGAATACGCGCATCAACATAGCCCATATTATCGTAAGTTGTTTAACACCATAGGTTTAACGCCAGATGATATTAAAACCCCTGAAGATTATTTACGCATACCAGTGACCACAAAGCTCGACATTAGAAACAATACTGATCAGTTTATTAGTGAAGAATACACAAAAGAATCGTTAGTGTTAGCCAAAACAGGTGGCTCAACAGGGGTATCACTTAACTTGTATTTTGATGAAGCGTGTCAGGAACAGCGCAATGCCGCAGCCATTAGAAGTGACCGATGGGCGGGTTGGAACCTAGGTCATAAGCGTGCCGCCCTTTGGGGTAACCCACCTACGCCAACCACCTTCAAGCAAAAAGTGAGGCATCATCTGTTAGATAGAACCATTTATCTCGACACCATGGCGCTAAATAATGACTCAATGGGCGCTTTTGTTGCCCAGTGGCACGAAGAAAAACCTAAATCATTATTCGGCCATGCACATTCTATTTACATGTTCGCAAAATATGTGTCAGCAAATAATATAAAAGACCTACGCCCACAAGCCATTGTCGCAACCTCCATGATGTTATTAGATCATGAACGAGTACTTATCGAATCAGTATTTGAGTGCAAAGTTACCAACCGCTATGGCTGTGAAGAAGTCGGTCTAATAGGCTGTGAGTGTGAACAACATAATGGCATGCACCTTAATACCGATCATCTCTATATTGAATTTTTAGATGACGACAATCAGCCAGTGCCGCCAGGTAAACCAGGCAAAATAATACTGACCGATTTTAACAACAAAGGTATGCCGCTTCTTCGCTATCAAGTTGAAGATATTGGTATTCCAAGTGATCGTAAGTGTAACTGTGGTCGAGGGCTACCGTTAATGGAAGGCTTACAAGGGCGCGTAGCAGACTTTCTAAAAGGGCCTAATGGTTCACTAGTCGCTGGTATATCGCTCGTAGAACGGACCCTAACAGATATTAAAGGGCTAGAGCAAATACAATTAGTACAGCCTGAGTTAAATAGAATTGAAATAAACAGAGTGAAAGGTGTCGATTACGACGAAAACACCGACCCGCTACTGTTAAAAGAATTAAATTCGGTATTTGGGCCTCATATTGAGTGCATCATTAATGATGTGACCGAAATCGCGCAAGAAAATAATGGCAAATATCGTTTTTCGATTTGTAAAGTATAG